From Geotalea uraniireducens Rf4:
GCTCCAGAATATCAAGCATTGCTTTAAGACCAATACGACAGGGAACACATTTGCCGCATGACTCCATCCTGGTAAAGGTCAGGAAGAACCTGGCCACATCCACCATGCAGGTCGTTTCATCCATGACGACCAGGCCTCCGGAACCCATCATGGCGCCTGCCTTGATCAGGGAATCGTAGTCTACCGGGGTGTCAAGGACCTCCGCCGGGATACAACCACCGGAAGGACCACCTGCCTGAACCGCCTTGAATTTGCGGTTGTTGGCGATTCCTCCGCAGACGTCATAAATAACCTGGCGCACAGACATGCCTGCAGCAACCTCCACCAACCCCGTGTGCTTAACCTTGCCGGTAACGGCGAAGATCTTCGTGCCTTTGGTGGTGTCAGTGCCGAGGGAAGCATACCAATCTGCACCCTTGTTGATTATGTGGCGAACGTTGGCAAAGGTTTCAACGTTGTTGATGTTCGTCGGTTTGCCCCAAAGTCCTTTAACCGCAGGAAACGGCGGACGTGGTCGAGGCATGCCACGCTCACCCTCGATGGATGCCATAAGCGCAGTCTCTTCACCGCAGACAAACGCTCCAGCCCCCATCTTGATGCGCATATCGAAGTCAAAACCCCATCCCTGGATGTTTTTGCCTAGCCAGCCCTTCTCGTAGCAGATGTCAATGGCGTGCTGAAGGCGCTGAATGGCCAGTGGGTACTCGGCACGAACATATACATAGCCATAATAACAACCAATGGCATAGGCGGAAATCATCATCCCCTCAATAATACAGAAGGGATCACCTTCGAGGACGGAACGGTCCATGAAGGCACCGGGGTCCCCCTCATCGGCATTGCAGATTAAATACTTCTTGTCGCCAGGCGAGGCCGCACAAAAAGACCACTTCATGCCGGTGGGGAAGCCGCCCCCCCCCCTGCCGCGAAGGCCGGACTTTTTGACTTCATCAATTACTTCTGCAGGCTTCATCGTCTTGATACATTTTTCTATTGCTTTGAAGCCGTCTTCCTCTAGGTAAGCTTCCAGGCTGTCAGGATCAATCTGACCGCAGCCGGTCATAACTACCCGCATCTGTTGATCGACAAAGGTATTGTAATAAGGCTTGGCTTTTTTCTTTTCTATAGGGGTATTATTAACAATATGCTCATCGATGATATTGGCAACATCCTCGGGAACAACGAAGTCATAAGTAACCCTGCCTAGTTCAGGCGTAATGACATCGACAAGGACGTCGTTTGCACACAGACCGCGGCAGCCGGTCTTGATAACATCGCACCGCTTTCCGACTACGGCATTGATGCCTTTTTCCTCAATCAGTCTGGTAAATTCCAGCTCTACCTTTTTTGCACCAGCCGATATGCCGCCGGTACCTTGACAGATTAATATTTTGATCGCTGCATTTTCGCTCATAACAAATGGTCCCCTACTGGAAAGTATAGAGCTGTTCTATTTCATCGGCCGCTGACTGTAGTCGGCAATGATTCCTTCAACTTTCTGAACCGTCATCTTACCGAACGTATCATCATTAACCATTGCCAGCGGCGCCATACCACAGGCACCAAGGCAGGCAACCTTCTCAAAGGTGAAGCGCAGATCCGGTGATGTTTCCGCATGACCGATATGCAGTTTATCGAAGAACGTATCGACAATGCGCTCGGCACCCTGAACGTGGCACGCCGTTCCCACGCAAACCCTGATGATGAACTTCCCACGAGGCTTGAGGTGAAACTGTGCATAAAACGTAAGGACACCATATATCTGACTGGGATAGACATTGAGTCTTTCAGCTACAAGGTCAATAGTAGGTCTTGGTATATAACCGTACTCGTCCTGTATCCCCTGCAGAACAGGCATAAGGTTCCCTGGCAGCGTCAGAAATTTATCTATAATCTGGTTGGCTGCAGCTAAATCTATTTCTTCTGTTGGAAGCACTTCGGCTGGAGCGTCACTCATGTACTCCATCTCCTTTTGTACGTTGGAGTTACCTGTCAATTTCACCAAGGACGATATCAAGCGTTCCAATGACCGCGACCAGATCGGCAATCATGGCGCCCTTAGCCATTTTCTCAATAGCCTGCAAATTAACGAATGATGGCGGACGAATCCTCATCCTATACGGTTTTGTGCTGCCATCGCTGACCAGATAGTAGCCAAGCTCACCCTTGGGAGCCTCAACCGACTGGTATACTTCTCCTTCCGGAGTAGAGAAACCTTCACTGGCAATTTTGAAGTGATGTATGAGACCCTCGATGGAGTTATATACGTTTTCCTTCGGCGGATAGCATATCTGCGGCTCGTCAGCGAGCACCGGACCCGGTTTCAGTGAATCAAGGGCCTGCCTGATTATCTTGACCGATTCACGCATTTCCACAAGACGTACCTTGTAACGATCGAATGTATCGCAGTTCTCTCCAACCGGCACCTTGAAATCATATTTTTCATAACCGCTGTAGGGATTGTCCCGCCTGAGGTCCCAGTCCACACCAGAGCCACGCAATGCAGGACCGGTAATGCCATAGTCTATTGCATCCTCAGCCGATATCACGCCATTACCTATGGTTCTTTGCAACCATATGGTGTTTTTGGTCAACAGCCCTTCATAGGTATCAAAATGTCCCGGAAAGGTATCCAGTACTTCTCGAACCGCAGCAGTGAAACCTTCGGGGATATCCTTGGAAAGGCCGCCAACCCGGAAGAAATTGCTGGTCATCCGGGCGCCTGAAACCATTTCATAAATATCCATGATATTTTCGCGCTCGCGGAAAGCATAGAGGAAAACCGTCATGGCGCCTATATCGAGGGCGTGACAGGCAATCCAGACAAGATGTGACTTGAGCCTTGTGAGCTCCGCCATAATTACACGAATGACCTGAGCCCTCTCAGGCACATCAATACCAAGCAGTTTTTCCACTGCCAGAACATAGCCAAGATTGTTGCTCATGGGAGCCAAGTAATCAAGACGGTCCGTAAGCGGAATGGTCTGATGATAAGTCCGATGCTCGGAAAGCTTTTCTATGCCCCGGTGCAGATAACCGATATGGGGCGTAACTTTTTGAATTATTTCGCCGTCGAGCTCGACAATCAGACGCAACACGCCATGTGTACTTGGATGTTGCGGCCCCATGTTTATTGTCATTATCTCTGTACTAGCCATTGTTCGCCTCTATAGTAAGATAGATACTGATCATTAATTGATTAGGACAACCGCCCCTTATATGGTTCGCGATCCGGCCCCTGCAACGGGTAATCTTTGCGGAGTGGATGTCCTACCCAGTCATCGGTCATCATGATTCTACGGAGATCGGGATGATTCTTGAAAATTATCCCCATAAGGTCATAGGCTTCCCTCTCCAACCAGTTAGCCGTTGTCCAGACCCCGCAAACAGTATCGATAGTACACTCACCTTCCGTTACCGGCGCCTTGATACGGAGTCGATCCTTATTAGGAATAGAGTAAATATTGTAGACCACCATGAATCTGGGATCTTTTCCCAGATAGTCAACTGCTGTTACGTCAGTCAGGAGGTTATAGCGCAGCTCTTCCTTAAGGAATTTGCATAATGCAACTATGTCTTCCTTTCTTACGATAACAGTTACCTCACCGCGAAATTCCTTCACTTCAAGGATTGAGGAAGCAAATTTTTCACGAAGTTTGATTACTGCTCTATTATTTTCAGCCATATCAGCCATACCTTTTCCTTTGGTATTTTGATAATTAAATTAGGCGGCCGGTTCCAGCCTGTCACCGAGGCCTATCGCAGAGCCAAACGAATTCCGCTCCTTACCAATCTTATCCTGTAATTTCATAAGGCCATAAAGCAGCGCTTCCGGTCTCGGGGGGCACCCAGGAATATAGACATCGACGGGCAATGCCTCATCGACTCCCTGCACTACACTATAAGTATCGAAAACACCGCCGGAACAGGCACACGCGCCCATCGCAATTACCCACTTAGGCTCGGGCATCTGCTCATAGACCGTCTTGATGACTGGCAGCATTTTTTTGGTGACGGTACCTGCTATGATAATACAGTCTGACTGCCTCGGTGAGGCGCGAAAGATTATGCCGAAACGGTCAAGGTCGTGCTTGGCTGCGCCGGTCGCCATCATTTCGATAGCGCAACAAGCAAGACCAAAGGTCATCGGCCAAATGGAGGACTTTCTCGCCCAGTTAACCAGGCCGTCCAGGGAAGCCGTAACAATGTTATCGCCCAATGGTTGCTCTACTCCCATTCCAACGCTCCTTTTTTCCAGACATAAATATAACCGACAAAAAGAATTACTATGAATACGCCCATCTCCATGAGGCCGAACATTCCCAACCTCTTAAACAGCACTGCCCATGGGTAGAGAAAAACAGCCTCAATATCGAACAATATAAACAACATGGCGATGATATAGAATTTTATCGAGAAGCGCTCCCGAGCACTGCCAACCGGCTCACATCCACACTCGTAAGGCGCCATCTTTACCACTGAAGGCTTTTTCTGGCCGATAAGCGATGAAAAAATAAGCGAGCCGCACCCGAAGAGCACCGCAACAACGACTAGAACAATAATTGGCAGATAGGCACCAAGCATCTTCTCTATCCTCCTAAACCCTTGAAATATTCACTAACTATCAGCGTTTTCTATTGCATGTAAATTGGCTTGCTGTCTGTCTGTATACGTTTCTTAGCTCGTATACTGTATACAACATCGCGAAATTTATTTCATTTACCCTACTTTGTCAAGGAAAAAAAACCCATGATTAACCGCTTTTATAATTTAAACTTAGTCTTCCCATGCACTCTGCTTAATTCACTTGACACGACGAGCTCATGTATGCTACCACCCCCTAATAAAGGCATTAAAATTAATATGTTAGGGGTATTAATCCATGAACTACAGCCGTTCTGAACTCTTATTCCAGGAAGCGCAAAAAGCCATTCCCGGCGGCGTAAACAGCCCTGTCCGTGCCTTCAAATCCGTCGGCACAGACCCTTTATTCATCGAGAAAGCGTCCGGATCCAGAATTTACGACGTTGATGGCAATGAGTTTATTGATTATGTCGGATCATGGGGCCCCATGATTCTCGGGCACTGCCATCCACAGGTTGTCGCCGCCGTGAAGTCAGCCGTCGACAATGGTTGCAGTTTCGGCGCGCCCACAGAACTGGAAATCACCCTGGCCGAAATGGTCATCGAAGCAGTTCCATCCATTGAGATGGTAAGGATGGTTAGTTCCGGCACTGAAGCGACCATGAGCGCCATCCGCCTTGCCAGAGGCTATACCGGCAGAGACAAGATACTGAAGTTTTCAGGATGCTACCACGGTCACTCTGACTCGCTTCTTGTTAAAGCCGGCTCCGGTGCCGCCACTTTCGGCGTACCCGACTCGCCCGGCGTGCCGCAGGATTTTGCCAAGCATACCTTAACTGCCACCTATAATGATCTGGAGTCAGTTAACAAGCTCGTCGCCGAGAACAAAAACCAGATTTCCTGCATTATAGTCGAACCTGTTGCCGGCAACATGGGCACAGTTCCCCCCAGAGAAGGCTTTCTCGAGGGCCTCCGCTCTCTCTGCACAGAAGAAGGCATCGTACTGATTTTCGACGAGGTGATGTCTGGTTTCAGGGTAGCCTATGGCGGAGCGCAGGAACTTTATAACGTTACCCCGGACATGACCACCCTCGGCAAGATCATCGGCGGCGGACTCCCAGTCGGCGCTTTCGGCGGCAAAAAGGAGATCATGTCCCTCCTTTCTCCATCTGGCGGAGTTTACCAGGCCGGGACACTTTCCGGCAACCCCCTGGCCATGACTGCAGGCATAGAAACGCTCAAACTGCTCCAGACAGAAGGCTTCTACCAGGATCTGGACAGGAAAAGCGACTATGTCGCTTCCGGCATCGCCAAGGCAGCAAAAGATGCCGGTTTCCCCATATATTCGACCAGGGTAGGCAGTATGTTTTGCGCATTTTTTTCCAAGAAGCCGGTCTATGACTGGACTTCGGCCGCAGCTTGCGACACCAAAGCTTTCGCCAAATATTTCCGTCTGATGCTCGATGAGGGGATTTACCTTGCGCCATCCCAGTTTGAAACCGCCTTCGTTTCAATAGCCCATTCCACCGATGATCTTGACAAGACCATTGCCGCCGCTGCGAAGGCTTTCAAATCTCTCTAATCAGCAGCACAATCGCAGAGGCGCACAGCCTGCGTCTCTGCTGTTTATTTATTTTAATTGGGTTGACAACCCAATGATTAATATGCTATTTAGCCATGTTTTTTGAATGGTTCGTTGACAAGGCGACATGCAGCCTCATGGATGAAGATAAAAAAAGACTGATCAAGGCACTCGGAATGATCTCCACTATGGGGATTTCCGTAGCAGTTGCAATCGCCATCGGCGTTCTCATCGGGCTAAAAGTAGATGAATGGCTCGGCACAAAGCCGTGGTTTTTCTTCATATTTCTTTTTTTTGGAATTGTAGCCGGATTCCGCAACATATACATCATTGCAGGAAGAGAAATAAAGAAAAATGAAAGTGGTAAAGATAAATGAAAGTAATATCTTTACCCTGCTCACACGTGGCAGCTTTGTATTAACGATTGTTCTGACGGTCGGTAGTTTGTTCCTCGGTTCTTTGAAGTTTTCATACAGTGTGCTGGTCGGTGGCCTGCTAGCAATTGCGAATTTTTACTGGCTTCGCAGCATTCTTCAAAGGACCCTTCAGCTTCAGCCGGACAGGGCTCCCCGTTTTGCAGTTTTGCGCTATATTGTTCGGCTTGCACTGCTGGGAATTGCCATATTTTTCCTGCTCACTTACGTTGGCG
This genomic window contains:
- the nuoF gene encoding NADH-quinone oxidoreductase subunit NuoF; translated protein: MSENAAIKILICQGTGGISAGAKKVELEFTRLIEEKGINAVVGKRCDVIKTGCRGLCANDVLVDVITPELGRVTYDFVVPEDVANIIDEHIVNNTPIEKKKAKPYYNTFVDQQMRVVMTGCGQIDPDSLEAYLEEDGFKAIEKCIKTMKPAEVIDEVKKSGLRGRGGGGFPTGMKWSFCAASPGDKKYLICNADEGDPGAFMDRSVLEGDPFCIIEGMMISAYAIGCYYGYVYVRAEYPLAIQRLQHAIDICYEKGWLGKNIQGWGFDFDMRIKMGAGAFVCGEETALMASIEGERGMPRPRPPFPAVKGLWGKPTNINNVETFANVRHIINKGADWYASLGTDTTKGTKIFAVTGKVKHTGLVEVAAGMSVRQVIYDVCGGIANNRKFKAVQAGGPSGGCIPAEVLDTPVDYDSLIKAGAMMGSGGLVVMDETTCMVDVARFFLTFTRMESCGKCVPCRIGLKAMLDILERITEGRGQASDIDTLLEMGATIKKASLCGLGQTAPNPILSTVKYFRHEYEAHINDKRCPSNCCKELLLWQVVEDKCVKCGACLKACPSNAIIWEKGKVAYLDKEKCTKCKSCYDACRFMAIE
- a CDS encoding NADH-quinone oxidoreductase subunit NuoE family protein yields the protein MSDAPAEVLPTEEIDLAAANQIIDKFLTLPGNLMPVLQGIQDEYGYIPRPTIDLVAERLNVYPSQIYGVLTFYAQFHLKPRGKFIIRVCVGTACHVQGAERIVDTFFDKLHIGHAETSPDLRFTFEKVACLGACGMAPLAMVNDDTFGKMTVQKVEGIIADYSQRPMK
- the nuoD gene encoding NADH dehydrogenase (quinone) subunit D, translated to MASTEIMTINMGPQHPSTHGVLRLIVELDGEIIQKVTPHIGYLHRGIEKLSEHRTYHQTIPLTDRLDYLAPMSNNLGYVLAVEKLLGIDVPERAQVIRVIMAELTRLKSHLVWIACHALDIGAMTVFLYAFRERENIMDIYEMVSGARMTSNFFRVGGLSKDIPEGFTAAVREVLDTFPGHFDTYEGLLTKNTIWLQRTIGNGVISAEDAIDYGITGPALRGSGVDWDLRRDNPYSGYEKYDFKVPVGENCDTFDRYKVRLVEMRESVKIIRQALDSLKPGPVLADEPQICYPPKENVYNSIEGLIHHFKIASEGFSTPEGEVYQSVEAPKGELGYYLVSDGSTKPYRMRIRPPSFVNLQAIEKMAKGAMIADLVAVIGTLDIVLGEIDR
- a CDS encoding NADH-quinone oxidoreductase subunit C gives rise to the protein MAENNRAVIKLREKFASSILEVKEFRGEVTVIVRKEDIVALCKFLKEELRYNLLTDVTAVDYLGKDPRFMVVYNIYSIPNKDRLRIKAPVTEGECTIDTVCGVWTTANWLEREAYDLMGIIFKNHPDLRRIMMTDDWVGHPLRKDYPLQGPDREPYKGRLS
- a CDS encoding NuoB/complex I 20 kDa subunit family protein, with protein sequence MGVEQPLGDNIVTASLDGLVNWARKSSIWPMTFGLACCAIEMMATGAAKHDLDRFGIIFRASPRQSDCIIIAGTVTKKMLPVIKTVYEQMPEPKWVIAMGACACSGGVFDTYSVVQGVDEALPVDVYIPGCPPRPEALLYGLMKLQDKIGKERNSFGSAIGLGDRLEPAA
- a CDS encoding NADH-quinone oxidoreductase subunit A; the protein is MLGAYLPIIVLVVVAVLFGCGSLIFSSLIGQKKPSVVKMAPYECGCEPVGSARERFSIKFYIIAMLFILFDIEAVFLYPWAVLFKRLGMFGLMEMGVFIVILFVGYIYVWKKGALEWE
- the hemL gene encoding glutamate-1-semialdehyde 2,1-aminomutase, with protein sequence MNYSRSELLFQEAQKAIPGGVNSPVRAFKSVGTDPLFIEKASGSRIYDVDGNEFIDYVGSWGPMILGHCHPQVVAAVKSAVDNGCSFGAPTELEITLAEMVIEAVPSIEMVRMVSSGTEATMSAIRLARGYTGRDKILKFSGCYHGHSDSLLVKAGSGAATFGVPDSPGVPQDFAKHTLTATYNDLESVNKLVAENKNQISCIIVEPVAGNMGTVPPREGFLEGLRSLCTEEGIVLIFDEVMSGFRVAYGGAQELYNVTPDMTTLGKIIGGGLPVGAFGGKKEIMSLLSPSGGVYQAGTLSGNPLAMTAGIETLKLLQTEGFYQDLDRKSDYVASGIAKAAKDAGFPIYSTRVGSMFCAFFSKKPVYDWTSAAACDTKAFAKYFRLMLDEGIYLAPSQFETAFVSIAHSTDDLDKTIAAAAKAFKSL
- a CDS encoding AtpZ/AtpI family protein; protein product: MDEDKKRLIKALGMISTMGISVAVAIAIGVLIGLKVDEWLGTKPWFFFIFLFFGIVAGFRNIYIIAGREIKKNESGKDK
- a CDS encoding ATP synthase subunit I; translated protein: MKVVKINESNIFTLLTRGSFVLTIVLTVGSLFLGSLKFSYSVLVGGLLAIANFYWLRSILQRTLQLQPDRAPRFAVLRYIVRLALLGIAIFFLLTYVGVDIFGLILGLSVLVINIIVLSIYMYTLKGG